The following proteins come from a genomic window of Dongia rigui:
- a CDS encoding SDR family NAD(P)-dependent oxidoreductase: protein MDLSSLGRYPSLKGKVVFVTGGGSGIGAAIVESFIDQGAKVAFVDVNVESSNKLVDDLQAQYGAKPLFYKCDVTDTKALQQTIRDIARELGDIEVLVNNAAHDQRHKWQDVTPEYWDERVAINIKQYFFCIQAVLPGMIKKKAGSIINTGSMSWKAKQGGMPAYTTSKAATHGLTRGMARDVGKDNIRVNTVVPGWVMTERQLSLWVDAEGEKEIDRQQVLAGRVMPVDLARMVLFLAADDSKMCSAQEFTVDGGWV from the coding sequence ATGGATCTTTCTTCGCTCGGCCGCTATCCCTCGTTGAAGGGCAAGGTGGTGTTCGTCACTGGCGGTGGCTCCGGCATTGGTGCCGCCATCGTCGAATCCTTCATCGACCAGGGCGCCAAGGTCGCCTTCGTCGATGTCAATGTGGAGAGCAGCAACAAGCTGGTCGATGATCTGCAGGCGCAATACGGCGCCAAGCCGCTGTTCTACAAATGCGACGTCACCGACACCAAGGCCTTGCAGCAGACGATCAGGGACATTGCGCGGGAGCTCGGCGATATCGAGGTGCTGGTCAACAACGCCGCCCACGACCAGCGCCACAAATGGCAGGACGTGACGCCGGAATACTGGGATGAGCGTGTCGCCATCAATATCAAGCAGTATTTCTTCTGCATCCAGGCGGTGCTGCCGGGCATGATCAAGAAGAAGGCCGGCTCCATCATCAATACCGGCTCGATGAGCTGGAAAGCCAAGCAAGGCGGCATGCCTGCCTATACCACCTCGAAGGCCGCGACCCATGGCCTGACGCGCGGCATGGCGCGCGATGTCGGCAAGGACAATATCCGGGTCAACACGGTGGTGCCGGGCTGGGTGATGACCGAGCGGCAGCTCTCGCTCTGGGTCGATGCCGAGGGCGAGAAGGAGATCGACCGCCAGCAGGTGCTGGCCGGCCGGGTCATGCCGGTCGATCTCGCGCGCATGGTGCTGTTCCTTGCCGCCGATGATTCGAAGATGTGTTCGGCCCAGGAATTCACCGTCGATGGCGGCTGGGTCTGA
- the greB gene encoding transcription elongation factor GreB, whose amino-acid sequence MAGDDLSFQAEDDDDEANPVPAGSKNYITPAGLARLQDERRHLWRVERPEIVRVVEWAAGNGDRSENGDYIYGKRRLREIDRRLRFLDKRMAAAEAVDPAKQTRRDRVFFGATVTYLREDESEVTVTIVGIDEIDADKNHVSWISPVARALLKATVGDTVTLRTPTGPETLEILSITYPDA is encoded by the coding sequence ATGGCAGGCGACGACCTCAGCTTTCAGGCCGAAGATGACGATGACGAGGCCAACCCCGTCCCGGCCGGATCTAAGAACTACATCACCCCGGCAGGGCTTGCGCGCCTGCAGGATGAGCGGCGCCATCTGTGGCGTGTCGAGCGGCCGGAAATCGTGCGCGTGGTGGAATGGGCGGCCGGCAATGGCGACCGGTCCGAGAATGGCGACTACATCTACGGCAAGCGGCGCCTGCGCGAGATCGATCGGCGGCTGCGGTTTCTGGATAAGCGCATGGCGGCGGCCGAGGCGGTGGACCCGGCCAAGCAGACACGGCGCGACCGCGTCTTCTTCGGTGCCACCGTGACCTATCTGCGCGAAGATGAGTCGGAAGTGACGGTGACCATCGTCGGCATCGACGAGATCGACGCCGACAAGAACCATGTCAGCTGGATTTCGCCCGTGGCACGGGCGCTTTTGAAAGCAACGGTGGGCGACACAGTGACCCTGCGCACGCCCACCGGACCGGAAACCCTGGAAATACTGTCGATTACTTATCCCGACGCCTGA